One part of the Augochlora pura isolate Apur16 chromosome 3, APUR_v2.2.1, whole genome shotgun sequence genome encodes these proteins:
- the LOC144478687 gene encoding uncharacterized protein LOC144478687 isoform X2 produces the protein MEMSHEMLDTIDTSNGKNMMEVLQQAISEKSIIVQSESIEDSVETEIEEIIEIIEEVEEEESSQDGSFMEEKKSNEEESQKVAENLQNDQYDNTSEMEVYAYEESDSVEKLHNIKESGKKEQSQKCNNKQVITYDVDEDWQDEDIEEEEYEQNSDSLSHCTESLQEQKTLHGERKSVNNQTIHFPLQTNRSESRDSMDSIDRTEKSKLAQDYKTNVNNEENVDTSTNHEIVKNVENNLLYTVLGTKKQSSVKTLHTDKLSDTHFIKMEQLDENTIPVEGTIYYEGDNIETLYVAQAVDDNEQYAYDAVPMEQDEQVWETSNMDTNQSQEKDESQEQVFLHEDEDGQLYFKDDAGMLQPVYLTEDGHYAIAETNDDHENKEVQVKSQESASPMEEETYPTPDTEIKSTHSNKQNSVISTTDLDNEDNTVTISLIISEDEHGQKRTQVIIPTPDNLKCDICNKTFKTSFQLLRHNRLKHAREEDITTRNFPCDLCPKRYPDQNSLARHRKTHTGDRPFQCLECHKNFPTSTALRRHLTLHNSQSRPLPCIYCGRRFIEKASLVKHEQSHLAADQWTHTCDVCHKSFSHATDLSLHKKYHDPDKKFDCEQGANEEILSCDVCGITYKFISSLTRHMVTTHMNPEKLRQQAEEQRRKRENNYRRYLENRKMYETQHSGGYGTKRNYQHTRLHSESNDEAA, from the exons aTGGAAATGTCTCACGAAATGTTGGATACAATAGATACCAGCAATGGTAAGAATATGATGGAAGTATTACAGCAAGCCATTTCTgaaaaaagtataatagtTCAATCAGAGTCTATAGAGGATTCTGTAGAAacggaaatagaagaaattatagaaataatagaggAAGTGGAAGAGGAGGAGTCATCACAAGATGGTTCTTTTATGGAAGagaaaaaatcaaatgaaGAAGAAAGTCAAAAAGTTGCAGAAAACCTGCAAAATGATCAATACGATAATACTTCGGAAATGGAAGTCTATGCATATGAAGAAAGTGACTCGgttgaaaaattgcataatataaaGGAAAGTGGCAAAAAAGAACAATcacaaaaatgtaataataaacaagTAATAACGTATGATGTAGATGAAGATTGGCAGGATGAAGATATAGAAGAGGAAGAATATGAACAAAACTCAGATTCGTTGAGCCATTGCACAGAATCATTACAAGAGCAGAAAACCCTGCACGGGGAAAGAAAATCTGTAAATAATCAAACAATTCATTTTCCTTTACAAACGAATAGATCAGAATCTAGAGATAGTATGGATTCTATAGATAGGACAGAAAAGTCCAAATTAGCTCAAGACTACAAAActaatgtaaataatgaagAGAATGTTGATACTAGCACAAATCatgaaatcgtaaaaaatgttgaaaataatttattgtatacagTACTTGGTACAAAAAAGCAGTCTTCTGTAAAAACATTGCACACAGATAAACTGTCTGATACTCATTTTATTAAG ATGGAGCAACTTGATGAGAATACTATACCAGTTGaaggaacaatttattacgaaGGAGATAATATAGAGACTTTATATGTTGCTCAAGCCGTGGATGATAATGAGCAGTATGCATATGATGCTGTGCCTATGGAACAAGACGAGCAAGTGTGGGAAACATCTAACATGGATACCAATCAATCTCAAGAGAAAGATGAATctcaa GAGCAAGTATTTTTACATGAAGACGAGGATGgtcaattatatttcaagGATGATGCTGGAATGTTACAACCAGTATATTTAACTGAAGATGGACATTATGCTATTGCAGAAACTAACGATGATCATGAAAACAAAGAAGTTCAGGTCAAATCTCAAGAAAGTGCCAGTCCAATGGAGGAGGAAACCTATCCTACCCCAGATACTGAAATTAAATCTACCCACAGTAACAAACAG AATTCCGTAATTTCTACAACTGATCTTGACAATGAAGATAATACGGTGACGATATCCTTGATAATATCTGAAGATGAACATGGTCAGAAAAGGACACAAGTCATTATACCTACACCAGATAACTTGAAATGTGATATCTGtaacaaaacttttaaaaCATCTTTCCAATTACTTCGACACAATAGATTAAAACACGCTCGCGAGGAAGATATTACCACAAGAAATTTTCCATGTGATCTATGCCCTAAAAG GTATCCGGATCAAAACTCATTAGCCCGTCATAGGAAGACTCACACGGGTGATCGACCGTTTCAATGTCTCGAGtgtcataaaaattttccGACATCGACTGCTCTACGTCGTCACTTGACACTTCATAATTCACAGTCACGACCACTTCCGTGCATTTACTGTGGTCGCCGTTTCATAGAGAAAGCTAGTCTGGTTAAACACGAACAGTCACACTTGGCTGCCGATCAGTGGACCCATACATGCGACGTATGCCATAAGTCATTCTCGCATGCGACTGATCTGAGTCTCCATAAAAAGTATCATGACCCGGATAAGAAATTTGACTGTGAG CAAGGAGCAAACGAGGAGATACTTTCTTGCGACGTGTGCGGTATCACCTATAAATTTATAAGCTCGTTGACGAGACACATGGTAACCACGCACATGAATCCGGAAAAATTAAGACAACAGGCAGAGGAGCAGCGACGAAAAcgggaaaataattatcgacgTTACctggaaaatcgaaaaatgtaTGAAACTCAACACTCGGGTGGCTATGGTACGAAACGTAATTACCAACATACGCGATTGCACAGCGAAAGTAACGACGAAGCAGCTTGA
- the LOC144478689 gene encoding prestin isoform X1, with protein sequence MEKRDALLEIHLERPIYEQETLNKDYQYEKPHMSVMEDTMNALRSKNWKKCVTSAIPSINWLREYQWKDAIISDIISGLTVAIMHIPQGMAYALLGNVPPVIGIYMAFFPVLVYFFFGTSKHVSMGTFAVVCLMTGKTVMTYSKPLDTISGNSTELMPTHPGELSYAFTPMQVATAVTLMVGIYQIIMYIFHLGIISTLLSEPLVNSFTSGAAVYVLVSQIKDLLGIKIPKHKGYFKLIFTVISIFNEIKNTNISALIMSLTTIIVLVFNNELLKPWASKKCSIPIPIELIAVVSGTLISKYFSLTEKYNIQDVGDIPVGLPAPEIPTVKLLHLVAIDSIAITMVSYTITISMALIFARKLNYKINSNQELLAMGLSNVFGSFFSCMPVSASLSRSLIQQTVGGRTQIASVVSCLILLIILLWIGPFFESLPRCVLAAIIVVALKGMFQQAAQLLKFWKLNKCDAMIWIATFIMVVIVNIDVGLLFGILMSLGIILLQSIRPYTCLLGHIPNTDLYLDISRYKAAIEIPALKIFQYCGTLNFANCNYFKSELYRIVGANPQKIMEHRQKLRENGIYIDTEDLEDKQELRCVIMDMGALSYIDSSGVFTLHSVIQEYNQIDVHFYLVNCTSPIFETIKKCDLYLHGKLTFKIFATIQDAKLYLEKEYYSR encoded by the exons ATGGAGAAACGTGATGCACTATTAGAAATACATCTAGAAAGACCTATCTATGAACAGGaaactttaaataaagattatcaATATGAGAAACCTCATATGTCtg TTATGGAAGATACAATGAATGCTTTGAGATCTAAAAACTGGAAGAAATGTGTGACGTCTGCAATCCCATCCATAAATTGGTTAAGAGAGTATCAATGGAAAGATGCAATAATATCTGATATAATTTCTGGTTTGACTGTGGCAATTATGCATATTCCTCAGGGCATGGCTTATGCACTTTTGGGAAATGTTCCACCTGTGATTGGAATATATATGGCCTTCTTCCCTGTTCTAGTATACTTCTTTTTTGGTACATCCAAACATGTGTCAATGG GAACTTTCGCTGTGGTATGCTTGATGACTGGGAAAACTGTGATGACTTACTCTAAACCACTTGATACTATAAGTGGGAATAGTACAGAATTAATGCCCACGCATCCTGGAGAGCTTTCATATGCTTTTACACCTATGCAGGTAGCAACGGCTGTTACATTGATGGTTGGCATATATCAG atcataatgtatatatttcatttggGTATCATAAGCACATTGCTAAGTGAACCCCTAGTGAATAGTTTTACCTCTGGTGCAGCTGTTTATGTTTTGGTATCCCAAATTAAAGATTTGCTAggtataaaaattccaaaacaCAAAGGATACTTCAaacttattttt aCGGTGAtaagtatatttaatgaaataaaaaacacgAATATAAGTGCTTTGATTATGTCATTAACAACGATTATTGTTCTTGTATTTAACAATGAATTGTTAAAG CCATGGGCAAGTAAAAAATGTAGCATTCCAATACCGATTGAATTAATTGCAGTTGTAAGTGGAACTTTAatctcaaaatatttttctttaactgaaaagtataatattcaaGATGTTGGTGACATTCCAGTAGG ACTTCCAGCTCCTGAAATACCAACAGTTAAATTACTACATCTTGTAGCAATTGATAGTATTGCTATAACTATGGTGTCTTACACTATTACCATATCAATGGCTTTAATATTTGCACGTAAgcttaattacaaaattaattcaaatcaAGAACTCCTTGCTATG GGCTTAAGTAATGTATTTGGATCATTTTTCTCATGTATGCCAGTTTCAGCATCTTTAAGTAGATCTTTAATTCAACAAACTGTTGGTGGCCGAACACAAATAGCCAGTGTTGTATCttgtttgatattattaattattcttttatggATTGGTCCATTTTTTGAATCTTTACCAAGATGTGTTCTAGCAGCTATTATTGTT GTGGCTTTGAAAGGAATGTTTCAACAAGCTGCTCAGTTGTTAAAATTCTGGAAATTGAACAAGTGTGATGCAATGATCTGGATTGCTACATTTATTATGGTTGTGATAGTAAACATTGATGTTGGTTTACTTTTTGGCATTTTGATGTCGcttggaattattttactgCAAAGTATTAGGCCATATACTTGTTTACTGGGGCATATACCAAatacagatttatatttagatataagTCGATATAAAGCA GCTATAGAAATTCCCgcattgaaaatttttcaatactgTGGTACTTTAAATTTTGcgaactgtaattattttaaatctgaatTGTATAGAATAGTTGGTGCGAATCCACAGAAAATCATGGAACACAGACagaaattaagagaaaatgggATTTACATAGATACAGAAGATTTAGAGGACAAACAGGAATTACGTTGTGTAATCATGGATATGGGCGCCTTAAGTTATATTGACTCGAGTGGTGTATTCACCTTGCATTCGGTTATACAAGAATACAATCAAATCGatgtacatttttatctcgTGAATTGCACAAGTCCTATTTTTGAAACCATCAAAAAATGTGACTTATATTTACACGGCaaacttacatttaaaatttttgcaacgatTCAAGATGCTAAACTGTACTTAGAAAAGGAATATTACTCAAGATAA
- the LOC144478687 gene encoding uncharacterized protein LOC144478687 isoform X1, translated as MEMSHEMLDTIDTSNGKNMMEVLQQAISEKSIIVQSESIEDSVETEIEEIIEIIEEVEEEESSQDGSFMEEKKSNEEESQKVAENLQNDQYDNTSEMEVYAYEESDSVEKLHNIKESGKKEQSQKCNNKQVITYDVDEDWQDEDIEEEEYEQNSDSLSHCTESLQEQKTLHGERKSVNNQTIHFPLQTNRSESRDSMDSIDRTEKSKLAQDYKTNVNNEENVDTSTNHEIVKNVENNLLYTVLGTKKQSSVKTLHTDKLSDTHFIKMEQLDENTIPVEGTIYYEGDNIETLYVAQAVDDNEQYAYDAVPMEQDEQVWETSNMDTNQSQEKDESQEQVFLHEDEDGQLYFKDDAGMLQPVYLTEDGHYAIAETNDDHENKEVQVKSQESASPMEEETYPTPDTEIKSTHSNKQNSVISTTDLDNEDNTVTISLIISEDEHGQKRTQVIIPTPDNLKCDICNKTFKTSFQLLRHNRLKHAREEDITTRNFPCDLCPKRYPDQNSLARHRKTHTGDRPFQCLECHKNFPTSTALRRHLTLHNSQSRPLPCIYCGRRFIEKASLVKHEQSHLAADQWTHTCDVCHKSFSHATDLSLHKKYHDPDKKFDCEVCGREFSRLNNLQRHMMVHQQQGANEEILSCDVCGITYKFISSLTRHMVTTHMNPEKLRQQAEEQRRKRENNYRRYLENRKMYETQHSGGYGTKRNYQHTRLHSESNDEAA; from the exons aTGGAAATGTCTCACGAAATGTTGGATACAATAGATACCAGCAATGGTAAGAATATGATGGAAGTATTACAGCAAGCCATTTCTgaaaaaagtataatagtTCAATCAGAGTCTATAGAGGATTCTGTAGAAacggaaatagaagaaattatagaaataatagaggAAGTGGAAGAGGAGGAGTCATCACAAGATGGTTCTTTTATGGAAGagaaaaaatcaaatgaaGAAGAAAGTCAAAAAGTTGCAGAAAACCTGCAAAATGATCAATACGATAATACTTCGGAAATGGAAGTCTATGCATATGAAGAAAGTGACTCGgttgaaaaattgcataatataaaGGAAAGTGGCAAAAAAGAACAATcacaaaaatgtaataataaacaagTAATAACGTATGATGTAGATGAAGATTGGCAGGATGAAGATATAGAAGAGGAAGAATATGAACAAAACTCAGATTCGTTGAGCCATTGCACAGAATCATTACAAGAGCAGAAAACCCTGCACGGGGAAAGAAAATCTGTAAATAATCAAACAATTCATTTTCCTTTACAAACGAATAGATCAGAATCTAGAGATAGTATGGATTCTATAGATAGGACAGAAAAGTCCAAATTAGCTCAAGACTACAAAActaatgtaaataatgaagAGAATGTTGATACTAGCACAAATCatgaaatcgtaaaaaatgttgaaaataatttattgtatacagTACTTGGTACAAAAAAGCAGTCTTCTGTAAAAACATTGCACACAGATAAACTGTCTGATACTCATTTTATTAAG ATGGAGCAACTTGATGAGAATACTATACCAGTTGaaggaacaatttattacgaaGGAGATAATATAGAGACTTTATATGTTGCTCAAGCCGTGGATGATAATGAGCAGTATGCATATGATGCTGTGCCTATGGAACAAGACGAGCAAGTGTGGGAAACATCTAACATGGATACCAATCAATCTCAAGAGAAAGATGAATctcaa GAGCAAGTATTTTTACATGAAGACGAGGATGgtcaattatatttcaagGATGATGCTGGAATGTTACAACCAGTATATTTAACTGAAGATGGACATTATGCTATTGCAGAAACTAACGATGATCATGAAAACAAAGAAGTTCAGGTCAAATCTCAAGAAAGTGCCAGTCCAATGGAGGAGGAAACCTATCCTACCCCAGATACTGAAATTAAATCTACCCACAGTAACAAACAG AATTCCGTAATTTCTACAACTGATCTTGACAATGAAGATAATACGGTGACGATATCCTTGATAATATCTGAAGATGAACATGGTCAGAAAAGGACACAAGTCATTATACCTACACCAGATAACTTGAAATGTGATATCTGtaacaaaacttttaaaaCATCTTTCCAATTACTTCGACACAATAGATTAAAACACGCTCGCGAGGAAGATATTACCACAAGAAATTTTCCATGTGATCTATGCCCTAAAAG GTATCCGGATCAAAACTCATTAGCCCGTCATAGGAAGACTCACACGGGTGATCGACCGTTTCAATGTCTCGAGtgtcataaaaattttccGACATCGACTGCTCTACGTCGTCACTTGACACTTCATAATTCACAGTCACGACCACTTCCGTGCATTTACTGTGGTCGCCGTTTCATAGAGAAAGCTAGTCTGGTTAAACACGAACAGTCACACTTGGCTGCCGATCAGTGGACCCATACATGCGACGTATGCCATAAGTCATTCTCGCATGCGACTGATCTGAGTCTCCATAAAAAGTATCATGACCCGGATAAGAAATTTGACTGTGAGGTTTGTGGCCGAGAGTTCAGCCGGTTGAACAATTTGCAGAGACATATGATGGTACATCAACAA CAAGGAGCAAACGAGGAGATACTTTCTTGCGACGTGTGCGGTATCACCTATAAATTTATAAGCTCGTTGACGAGACACATGGTAACCACGCACATGAATCCGGAAAAATTAAGACAACAGGCAGAGGAGCAGCGACGAAAAcgggaaaataattatcgacgTTACctggaaaatcgaaaaatgtaTGAAACTCAACACTCGGGTGGCTATGGTACGAAACGTAATTACCAACATACGCGATTGCACAGCGAAAGTAACGACGAAGCAGCTTGA
- the LOC144478689 gene encoding prestin isoform X2: MKHYWHPSGTFAVVCLMTGKTVMTYSKPLDTISGNSTELMPTHPGELSYAFTPMQVATAVTLMVGIYQIIMYIFHLGIISTLLSEPLVNSFTSGAAVYVLVSQIKDLLGIKIPKHKGYFKLIFTVISIFNEIKNTNISALIMSLTTIIVLVFNNELLKPWASKKCSIPIPIELIAVVSGTLISKYFSLTEKYNIQDVGDIPVGLPAPEIPTVKLLHLVAIDSIAITMVSYTITISMALIFARKLNYKINSNQELLAMGLSNVFGSFFSCMPVSASLSRSLIQQTVGGRTQIASVVSCLILLIILLWIGPFFESLPRCVLAAIIVVALKGMFQQAAQLLKFWKLNKCDAMIWIATFIMVVIVNIDVGLLFGILMSLGIILLQSIRPYTCLLGHIPNTDLYLDISRYKAAIEIPALKIFQYCGTLNFANCNYFKSELYRIVGANPQKIMEHRQKLRENGIYIDTEDLEDKQELRCVIMDMGALSYIDSSGVFTLHSVIQEYNQIDVHFYLVNCTSPIFETIKKCDLYLHGKLTFKIFATIQDAKLYLEKEYYSR; the protein is encoded by the exons ATGAAACATTATTGGCACCCATCAGGAACTTTCGCTGTGGTATGCTTGATGACTGGGAAAACTGTGATGACTTACTCTAAACCACTTGATACTATAAGTGGGAATAGTACAGAATTAATGCCCACGCATCCTGGAGAGCTTTCATATGCTTTTACACCTATGCAGGTAGCAACGGCTGTTACATTGATGGTTGGCATATATCAG atcataatgtatatatttcatttggGTATCATAAGCACATTGCTAAGTGAACCCCTAGTGAATAGTTTTACCTCTGGTGCAGCTGTTTATGTTTTGGTATCCCAAATTAAAGATTTGCTAggtataaaaattccaaaacaCAAAGGATACTTCAaacttattttt aCGGTGAtaagtatatttaatgaaataaaaaacacgAATATAAGTGCTTTGATTATGTCATTAACAACGATTATTGTTCTTGTATTTAACAATGAATTGTTAAAG CCATGGGCAAGTAAAAAATGTAGCATTCCAATACCGATTGAATTAATTGCAGTTGTAAGTGGAACTTTAatctcaaaatatttttctttaactgaaaagtataatattcaaGATGTTGGTGACATTCCAGTAGG ACTTCCAGCTCCTGAAATACCAACAGTTAAATTACTACATCTTGTAGCAATTGATAGTATTGCTATAACTATGGTGTCTTACACTATTACCATATCAATGGCTTTAATATTTGCACGTAAgcttaattacaaaattaattcaaatcaAGAACTCCTTGCTATG GGCTTAAGTAATGTATTTGGATCATTTTTCTCATGTATGCCAGTTTCAGCATCTTTAAGTAGATCTTTAATTCAACAAACTGTTGGTGGCCGAACACAAATAGCCAGTGTTGTATCttgtttgatattattaattattcttttatggATTGGTCCATTTTTTGAATCTTTACCAAGATGTGTTCTAGCAGCTATTATTGTT GTGGCTTTGAAAGGAATGTTTCAACAAGCTGCTCAGTTGTTAAAATTCTGGAAATTGAACAAGTGTGATGCAATGATCTGGATTGCTACATTTATTATGGTTGTGATAGTAAACATTGATGTTGGTTTACTTTTTGGCATTTTGATGTCGcttggaattattttactgCAAAGTATTAGGCCATATACTTGTTTACTGGGGCATATACCAAatacagatttatatttagatataagTCGATATAAAGCA GCTATAGAAATTCCCgcattgaaaatttttcaatactgTGGTACTTTAAATTTTGcgaactgtaattattttaaatctgaatTGTATAGAATAGTTGGTGCGAATCCACAGAAAATCATGGAACACAGACagaaattaagagaaaatgggATTTACATAGATACAGAAGATTTAGAGGACAAACAGGAATTACGTTGTGTAATCATGGATATGGGCGCCTTAAGTTATATTGACTCGAGTGGTGTATTCACCTTGCATTCGGTTATACAAGAATACAATCAAATCGatgtacatttttatctcgTGAATTGCACAAGTCCTATTTTTGAAACCATCAAAAAATGTGACTTATATTTACACGGCaaacttacatttaaaatttttgcaacgatTCAAGATGCTAAACTGTACTTAGAAAAGGAATATTACTCAAGATAA